The following are encoded together in the Ovis canadensis isolate MfBH-ARS-UI-01 breed Bighorn chromosome 2, ARS-UI_OviCan_v2, whole genome shotgun sequence genome:
- the POLR2D gene encoding DNA-directed RNA polymerase II subunit RPB4, translating to MAAGGNDPRSGDVEEDASQLIFPKEFETAETLLNSEVHMLLEHRKQQNESAEDEQELSEVFMKTLNYTARFSRFKNRETIASVRSLLLQKKLHKFELACLANLCPETAEESKALIPSLEGRFEDEELQQILDDIQTKRSFQY from the exons ATGGCGGCGGGCGGGAACGATCCGCGCTCTGGAGACGTAGAGGAGGACGCATCACAACTCATCTTTCCCAAAG AGTTTGAAACAGCTGAGACGCTTCTGAATTCGGAAGTTCATATGCTTCTTGAGCATCGAAAGCAGCAGAATGAGAGCGCAGAGGATGAGCAGGAACTTTCCGAGGTCTTCATGAAAACTTTAAATTACACTGCCCGTTTCAGTCGTTTCAAAAACAGAGAGACCATCGCCAGTGTCCGTAG CTTGCTGCTCCAGAAGAAGCTTCATAAGTTTGAGTTGGCCTGTTTAGCCAACCTTTGTCCAGAGACTGCTGAGGAGTCCAAGGCTCTGATCCCAAG CCTGGAGGGGCGGTTTGAAGATGAGGAGCTGCAGCAGATTCTTGATGACATCCAGACCAAGCGCAGCTTTCAGTATTAA